A single region of the Halichondria panicea chromosome 10, odHalPani1.1, whole genome shotgun sequence genome encodes:
- the LOC135342964 gene encoding uncharacterized protein LOC135342964 has protein sequence MAASYGRKRRCKGFKGTPKWKQPPQTSPDQAETPAPVERPQPVQTSSGKKFAISGSPSTSTADGQDTQTCKLDSKHLLQGYRLVDCQEYMKELNDNGVCPSCQSPLTLSESLASRRGLVSHMKTVCTNDECDYELVMSNPYAHKSKALNARSVLAMRFIGRGHSSMASFCGIMDMLPPVTKHAFSSHNQAIGSASKEAALDDMLAAARYLHVLHGTEPTEVIDIAVTCDGTWSKRGFTATYGIVVVISWESGQVLDYEILSKRCNACERQKTRWGEDSEQYVKWMEGHRTKCAINHEGSSPAMECAGVLKIWNRSVLKYHLRYTQMISDGDCKSLTHLNQHQPYGDVAIIKHECVGHVQKRVTPKLKLARTLFKRDRVDAKKKEKTLKDKIKEVKQQYGCRRRGTKKGTGKDKIVGEQREGEKKLKILENELENVKVPEGKLLDDMIHILQQYYGNAIRGNTGDLENMTDACWAIFYHSLSTDDNPCHYCCPKGKESWCKF, from the coding sequence ATGGCTGCTAGCTATGGCAGGAAAAGGCGTTGTAAAGGATTTAAAGGCACACCAAAGTGGAAGCAGCCTCCACAGACATCACCAGATCAAGCTGAGACTCCAGCTCCAGTTGAGAGGCCTCAACCTGTTCAGACATCCAGTGGCAAGAAGTTCGCAATCTCTGGTAGCCCCAGCACCTCCACAGCTGATGGCCAAGACACCCAAACATGCAAGTTAGACTCTAAGCATTTACTTCAGGGGTACCGCCTCGTCGACTGTCAGGAATATATGAAGGAATTGAATGATAATGGTGTATGTCCTTCCTGTCAATCTCCTCTTACCCTCTCGGAGAGTTTAGCTTCAAGAAGAGGGTTGGTATCACATATGAAAACTGTTTGCACGAATGATGAATGTGACTATGAGCTTGTGATGTCTAACCCTTACGCTCACAAGTCCAAGGCGTTGAATGCCAGATCCGTCCTAGCTATGAGATTCATAGGCCGAGGACATTCTAGCATGGCGTCATTCTGTGGAATAATGGATATGCTTCCGCCTGTCACCAAACATGCATTCTCTTCTCATAACCAGGCTATTGGTTCTGCATCTAAGGAAGCTGCATTGGATGATATGCTTGCTGCTGCTAGATATCTGCATGTTTTGCATGGCACCGAGCCCACAGAAGTTATCGATATTGCTGTGACATGTGATGGAACATGGTCGAAGCGTGGATTTACAGCTACATATGGTATTGTGGTGGTTATCAGCTGGGAAAGTGGGCAGGTGCTGGACTATGAAATTCTGTCAAAAAGGTGCAATGCTTGTGAACGGCAAAAAACCAGGTGGGGAGAAGATTCAGAGCAATATGTCAAGTGGATGGAAGGCCATCGGACAAAGTGTGCGATTAACCATGAGGGTTCTTCTCCGGCAATGGAATGTGCTGGAGTCCTCAAGATTTGGAATCGGTCTGTGTTAAAATACCACCTTCGCTACACCCAGATGATTTCAGATGGGGATTGCAAGTCACTCACGCACCTGAACCAGCATCAACCATACGGGGATGTTGCAATCATCAAGCACGAATGCGTAGGTCATGTGCAGAAGAGAGTGACGCCCAAGTTGAAGCTGGCCAGGACGTTATTTAAGAGAGACAGAGTTGACGCAAAGAAGAAGGAGAAGACATTGAAGGACAAGATAAAGGAGGTGAAGCAGCAGTATGGGTGCAGAAGGAGAGGTACTAAGAAAGGCACAGGAAAAGACAAGATAGTCGGAGAGCAGAGAGAAGGGGAGAAGAAGTTGAAGATTTTAGAGAATGAGTTGGAAAATGTGAAGGTGCCAGAAGGTAAATTGCTGGATGACATGATTCATATTCTACAACAATACTATGGAAATGCAATACGGGGCAACACTGGAGATCTTGAGAATATGACAGATGCTTGTTGGGCGATATTTTATCACTCACTCTCAACTGATGACAACCCTTGCCATTATTGTTGCCCCAAAGGCAAGGAAAGCTGGTGCAAATTCTAG
- the LOC135342978 gene encoding uncharacterized protein LOC135342978, which translates to MFPSRERTRVSERIGHTLSFNLFCLCRMPEMSKRVASVRHESTVTDDSDTEPAKQRRGHPKKSTVTDDSDTEPAEQRRGCPKMCSVECSELRASYYRLELQQEQLDTISTGY; encoded by the exons ATGTTTCCAAGTAGAGAGCGTACCCGTGTATCGGAGAGGATTGGACACACACTCAGCTTCAACCTGTTCTGCCTTTGCAGGATGCCAGAAATGTCAAAACGAGTGGCTTCTGTGAGACATG AGAGTACTGTCACAGATGACTCAGATACAGAGCCTGCTAAACAGAGACGAGGTCATCCCAAGA AGAGTACCGTCACAGATGACTCAGATACAGAGCCTGCTGAACAGAGACGAGGTTGTCCCAAGA TGTGCAGTGTAGAGTGCAGTGAActgagagctagctactatCGACTTGAGTTACAGCAGGAGCAGCTAGACACAATATCTACAGGATACTAA
- the LOC135342484 gene encoding ATP-dependent DNA helicase RecQ-like has protein sequence MSDAATMDAIFHGKYQLVFFTPEMIISKKHWRRLLGGDVYANRLKALIIDEAHCVKKWGETFRQMLLRIREVRSLIPTSVHVMALTATATRSDISFISRIVGLRNPFVITRVPVIPNLIYAVGLFKSIPETFQNLAQKLDYLGAAFTNPDDAPDLPEFRLVDMFTSVTDPAHKSEIIRLFKGDGNLRIVVATMEFGMGVDCPNIR, from the exons ATGTCTGATGCAGCTACAATGGATGCGATCTTCCACGGAAAGTATCAGCTAGTATTCTTTACACCTGAAATGATCATCAGCAAGAAGCATTGGAGAAGACTTCTGGGGGGAGATGTGTATGCTAATAGACTCAAGGCTTTGATAATCGATGAAGCTCATTGTGTGAAGAAATG gggtgagacTTTCAGGCAAATGCTGTTGAGAATTAGAGAAGTGCGCAGCCTCATTCCAACATCAGTTCATGTGATGGCGCTAACAGCAACAGCTACCCGAAGTGACATTTCATTCATTTCTCGTATTGTTGGCCTAAGAAACCCATTTGTCATTACGAGAGTCCCAGTAATCCCAAATTTGATTTATGCTGTTGGATTGTTCAAAAGTATACCAGAGACATTCCAAAACTTGGCCCAGAAATTG GATTACCTTGGAGCTGCATTCACAAATCCTGATGATGCACCTGATCTTCCTGAATTTCGCCTCGTGGACATGTTTACAAGTGTCACTGATCCAGCCCATAAATCTGAAATCATTCGTTTATTTAAGGGTGATGGCAATCTTCGCATTGTtgtagctactatggaatttGGTATGGGTGTTGATTGTCCCAACATTCGGTAA
- the LOC135342958 gene encoding uncharacterized protein K02A2.6-like: MAATHYGTLNNYRPDQESIKTYLDQVDLYFTANTVPDDKQVPILLSSIGATTYSLLCDLLAPEAPKSKTKGEIFAALRKHYEPTRAVIAERFHFQKRDQVPDESLAEYDAALRKLATHCNFGAYLTEALRDRFVAGLRSEAMQRRLLAETELTLKRAMEIAQGMEAAESNTRALKASNPSIKSIQSKRRPQPNQPCYRCGKSNHSAADCRFKDAECHSCGKQGHIAPACRSNPPSQFKKTEKRRFKTHLVEPDGNSSTDSEADTYHLYRLTEPSTQPITVTVKIEDTPLKMEIDTGAAISIISEATRKAKFSKFKLRKSNILLKTYTDEAMMVTGQINVCVNYGEQVARLVLVVVAGSGPSLFGRNWLKYLQLDWKCIATVKSPPAGTLKNLLHEYDSLFKDELGTVTSHKATLRVRPDATPRFFKPRPVPYATKEAIGDELDRMEQQGIIQKIPSSDWAAPLVAVPKKDGRFRLCGDYKVTINQDLEVDQYPLPKPEDLFATLANGSLFTKLDLSQAYLQVELDKDSTKYVTINTHQGLYQFSRLPFGVASAPAIFQRLMDTILRGVPHVICYLDDLLITGVDEEDHLHNLEQVLKLFMEHGLRLKKEKCIFLAKSVEYLGHQISKEGIQALPSKVDAIAQAPEPKNVQELRSFLGLLNYYGKFIKNLSSILYPINQLLQASHKWEWTQECQEAFTEAKKQLTSSDVLTHYDPDLPINMAADASAYGIGAVISHVLPDGTMLNSRKKHWHWYLVPRSFTSICMAGNSR, translated from the coding sequence ATGGCAGCCACACACTATGGAACTCTCAACAATTACAGACCAGACCAAGAGTCTATCAAGACCTACCTGGATCAGGTAGACCTCTACTTCACGGCGAATACAGTCCCTGATGATAAGCAAGTACCTATTCTCCTCAGCTCCATTGGTGCAACGACCTACAGTCTTCTATGTGACTTGCTTGCACCTGAGGCTCCCAAATCGAAGACAAAGGGAGAAATATTTGCTGCACTACGGAAGCACTACGAACCGACACGAGCGGTGATCGCAGAACGTTTTCATTTTCAAAAAAGGGATCAAGTCCCTGACGAATCTTTAGCAGAATACGATGCAGCTCTACGCAAGCTGgcaacacactgcaatttTGGGGCGTATCTCACTGAAGCCCTACGTGACCGTTTCGTTGCAGGACTCCGAAGCGAAGCAATGCAAAGAAGACTATTAGCCGAAACAGAACTTACTTTGAAGAGAGCAATGGAAATCGCACAGGGAATGGAAGCAGCAGAAAGCAACACCAGAGCACTCAAGGCCAGCAACCCCTCCATCAAGAGCATACAAAGCAAAAGGAGACCGCAGCCAAACCAACCTTGTTACCGCTGTGGAAAGTCGAATCACTCTGCAGCTGATTGCCGTTTCAAGGATGCAGAGTGTCACTCATGTGGAAAGCAGGGACACATAGCACCAGCCTGCCGCTCCAACCCACCCTCTCAGTTCAAGAAGACAGAGAAGAGACGATTCAAAACTCACCTAGTGGAACCAGATGGGAACAGCTCGACTGACTCAGAAGCTGACACTTACCACCTATACCGATTGACCGAGCCTTCTACACAGCCGATCACAGTTACAGTCAAGATCGAGGATACTCCACTCAAGATGGAAATCGATACCGGAGCTGCAATATCTATTATCTCTGAGGCCACCAGAAAGGCCAAGTTCTCTAAATTCAAGCTGCGTAAGTCAAATATTTTGCTAAAGACATATACAGATGAGGCTATGATGGTAACGGGTCAgattaatgtgtgtgttaattatggAGAACAGGTGGCTCGGCTGGTGCTGGTGGTGGTTGCTGGAAGTGGACCAAGTCTTTTTGGACGCAATTGGCTGAAGTACCTCCAGTTGGACTGGAAATGTATTGCAACTGTCAAATCTCCCCCTGCAGGTACACTAAAGAATTTGTTACACGAATACGATTCATTGTTCAAGGACGAGTTAGGTACTGTGACCTCACACAAAGCCACTCTCAGAGTACGGCCAGATGCTACTCCTCGGTTTTTCAAACCACGTCCTGTTCCTTATGCAACCAAAGAGGCTATTGGAGATGAATTGGACCGCATGGAGCAACAAGGTATCATCCAGAAAATACCTAGCAGTGACTGGGCAGCACCGTTGGTCGCAGTTCCCAAGAAAGACGGACGTTTTCGACTCTGCGGCGACTATAAAGTGACTATCAACCAAGACCTTGAAGTTGATCAGTACCCCTTGCCTAAACCCGAAGACCTATTCGCAACACTAGCAAATGGCTCCCTTTTCACTAAGCTTGATTTGTCACAAGCGTATCTACAGGTCGAACTCGATAAGGACTCTACCAAATACGTGACTATCAACACCCATCAAGGGTTATACCAGTTCAGCCGACTTCCTTTTGGCGTGGCGTCAGCCCCAGCAATATTCCAAAGACTGATGGACACCATCCTACGTGGAGTGCCTCACGTTATCTGCTACTTAGACGATCTGTTGATAACAGGAGTGGATGAAGAAGACCACCTACACAATCTGGAGCAAGTCCTCAAACTTTTTATGGAACACGGGTTGCGATTGAAGAAGGAAAAATGTATCTTTTTGGCCAAGTCGGTAGAATATCTTGGTCATCAGATCAGCAAAGAGGGAATCCAAGCTCTTCCAAGTAAAGTTGATGCTATTGCACAGGCTCCAGAACCAAAGAATGTTCAAGAACTTCGCTCCTTCCTCGGGTTGCTGAACTACTACGGAAAGTTCATCAAGAATCTCTCTAGCATCCTTTACCCAATCAACCAACTTCTGCAAGCGAGTCATAAGTGGGAATGGACACAGGAATGTCAGGAAGCTTTTACAGAAGCAAAGAAACAACTTACATCATCTGATGTGCTCACCCACTATGACCCGGACCTACCAATCAACATGGCTGCGGATGCGTCAGCCTACGGCATTGGAGCCGTTATTTCTCATGTACTACCAGACGGGACTATGctcaactcgagaaagaagcactGGCATTGGTATTTGGTACCAAGAAGTTTCACCAGTATTTGTATGGCAGGAAATTCACGTTAA